One stretch of Harpia harpyja isolate bHarHar1 chromosome 17, bHarHar1 primary haplotype, whole genome shotgun sequence DNA includes these proteins:
- the SERPINH1 gene encoding serpin H1 produces MWITLVLALCGLAAAVPSEDRKLSDKATTLADRSTTLAFNLYHAMAKDKNMENILLSPVVVASSLGLVSLGGKATTASQAKAVLSADKLNDDYVHSGLSELLNEVSNSTARNVTWKIGNRLYGPASINFADDFVKNSKKHYNYEHSKINFRDKRSALKSINEWAAQTTDGKLPEVTKDVEKTDGALIVNAMFFKPHWDEKFHHKMVDNRGFMVTRSYTVGVPMMHRTGLYNYYDDETEKLQVVEMPLAHKLSSMIFIMPNHVEPLERVEKLLNREQLKAWAGKMKKRSVAISLPKVVLEVSHDLQKHLADLGLTEAIDKTKADLSKISGKKDLYLSNVFHAAALEWDTEGNPYDADIYGREEMRNPRLFYADHPFIFMIKDSKTNSILFIGRLVRPKGDKMRDEL; encoded by the exons ATGTGGATTACTCTGGTGCTCGCTCTCTGCGGCCTCGCTGCAGCCGTGCCGTCGGAGGACAGAAAGCTGAGCGACAAGGCAACAACGCTGGCTGACCGCAGCACGACGCTGGCCTTCAACCTCTACCACGCCATGGCGAAGGACAAGAACATGGAGAACATCCTGCTGTCCCCCGTGGTCGTGGCCTCTTCCCTCGGCCTCGTGTCCCTCGGGGGCAAAGCCACAACCGCCTCCCAAGCCAAGGCAGTGCTCAGCGCGGACAAACTGAACGATGACTACGTGCACAGCGGGTTGTCCGAGCTCCTGAATGAGGTCAGCAACAGCACAGCCCGCAACGTCACCTGGAAGATCGGCAACCGCTTGTACGGCCCTGCCTCCATCAACTTCGCCGATGActttgtgaagaacagcaagaaacaCTACAACTACGAGCACTCAAAGATCAACTTCCGAGACAAGAGGAGCGCCCTGAAATCCATTAACGAGTGGGCAGCCCAGACCACGGATGGGAAACTCCCAGAGGTCACGAAAGACGTTGAGAAAACCGATGGGGCTCTCATTGTCAATGCCATGTTCTTCAAGC ctcACTGGGATGAGAAGTTCCACCATAAGATGGTGGACAACCGTGGCTTCATGGTGACCCGTTCCTACACTGTGGGAGTTCCTATGATGCATCGCACAG GTCTCTACAATTACTATGATGATGAGACAGAGAAGCTCCAGGTGGTAGAGATGCCACTTGCTCACAAGCTCTCCAGCATGATCTTTATCATGCCAAACCATGTGGAGCCTCTGGAGAGGGTTGAGAAACTGCTGAACAGGGAGCAGCTAAAGGCCTGGGCTGGCAAGATGAAGAAGAGATCAGTGGCCATCTCGCTGCCTAAGGTCGTCCTGGAAGTCAGCCACGACCTTCAG AAACATTTGGCTGATCTGGGCCTGACAGAAGCCATTGACAAAACCAAGGCTGACTTGTCAAAGATCTCTGGCAAGAAAGACCTTTACCTGTCCAACGTCTTCCACGCTGCTGCTCTTGAATGGGACACGGAAGGGAACCCCTACGATGCTGACATCTATGGCCGAGAGGAGATGAGGAACCCCAGGCTCTTCTATGCTGACCACCCCTTCATCTTCATGATCAAGGACAGTAAAACCAACTCCATTCTCTTCATTGGCAGGCTCGTGAGGCCCAAAGGGGACAAGATGCGTGATGAGTTGtag